One window from the genome of Streptomyces sp. NBC_00708 encodes:
- a CDS encoding ATP-binding cassette domain-containing protein, which yields MTTTASLSPAAVTAPVPVIRADEVSLVRDGNVLLDAVSLTVRGGEHWALLGANGAGKSTLLGLLGAVTHPTRGSVEVLGRTLGRVDLRELRTLLGHVNPRHPLRSPLTVSEVVLTGLTNSVEPVPRWSPGTGQRERAERLLTMLGMGGKTGSRWPALSQGERGRTLIARALMPQPRLLLLDEPATGLDLAAREQLLDSLDALREEHPELATVLVTHHLEELPASTTHAMLLRGGRCLASGTADEVLTTDRVSACFGHPVHITRTDGRWTARARRAPRS from the coding sequence GTGACCACCACCGCATCCCTGTCCCCTGCCGCCGTCACGGCCCCGGTCCCGGTCATCCGGGCCGACGAGGTCTCTCTCGTACGCGACGGGAACGTCCTGCTCGACGCGGTCTCGCTCACGGTGCGGGGCGGGGAGCACTGGGCGCTGCTCGGGGCCAACGGGGCGGGCAAGAGCACCCTGCTCGGGCTGCTCGGTGCGGTCACACACCCGACCCGGGGTTCCGTCGAGGTGCTGGGCCGCACGCTGGGGCGGGTGGATCTGCGGGAGCTGCGGACACTGCTCGGCCATGTCAATCCGCGTCATCCGCTGCGCTCCCCGCTGACGGTGAGCGAGGTGGTGCTGACGGGCCTGACGAACTCGGTCGAGCCGGTGCCGCGCTGGTCACCGGGGACGGGGCAGCGTGAGCGGGCCGAGCGGCTGCTGACGATGCTGGGGATGGGCGGCAAGACGGGCTCGCGCTGGCCGGCGCTCTCGCAGGGCGAGCGCGGCCGGACGCTGATCGCCCGCGCCCTGATGCCGCAGCCCCGGCTGCTGCTCCTCGACGAGCCGGCGACCGGGCTCGATCTGGCCGCCCGGGAACAGCTGCTGGACAGCCTGGACGCGCTGCGCGAGGAGCACCCGGAGCTGGCGACCGTGCTGGTCACCCATCATCTGGAGGAGCTGCCCGCGTCGACCACGCACGCGATGCTGCTGCGGGGCGGGCGGTGCCTGGCCTCGGGCACGGCGGACGAGGTACTGACCACGGACCGGGTCAGCGCGTGCTTCGGGCACCCGGTGCACATCACCCGCACGGACGGCCGGTGGACGGCGCGGGCCCGGCGGGCGCCCCGGAGCTGA